Proteins co-encoded in one Nothobranchius furzeri strain GRZ-AD chromosome 4, NfurGRZ-RIMD1, whole genome shotgun sequence genomic window:
- the ada2a gene encoding adenosine deaminase 2-A isoform X2: MTVQLQQRPHVAGVWLLLCYLTGAWSIPDPRHREALIQLEAFMQTGGQMVLTEAEQQLDALLFKMKQEETARAEFPPAVHFFKARDLIRTSPIFKLLQKMPKGGALHVHDFSMVDVDWLVQNVTYRPHCYMCGTDNQSVRFIFSAQTPRPLSHCSPWVLLENLRAKMVNSTDLDDSITHNLTLFTSRDPEVVYPTQDVVWEKFEQAFLAVWGLVTYAPVFRDYFYQGLTQFYVDNVMYLELRALLPEVYELDGSTHSRAWTLKTYQDVTRQFTTNHPDFLGVRVIATIHRGVNASVMAGAVEEAMELKKSFPDFMAGFDLVGREDRGRPLWYFRDALSLPAEKGITLPYFFHAGETDLEGTDVDQNLLDALLLNTSRIGHGFALLHHPVAKDLSRKKGVAVEVCPISNQISSSILFRC, from the exons ATGACAGTTCAGCTACAACAGCGCCCCCACGTGGCCGGGGTGTGGCTGTTGCTCTGCTACCTGACAGGTGCATGGTCCATCCCAGACCCCAGACACAGAGAAGCGCTCATCCAGCTGGAGGCCTTCATGCAGACAGGTGGGCAGATGGTTCTGACCGAGGCTGAGCAGCAGCTGGATGCTCTCCTGTTCAAGATGAAGCAGGAGGAGACGGCCAGGGCGGAGTTTCCTCCTGCGGTGCATTTTTTCAAGGCCAGAGACCTCATCAGAACCAGTCCCATCTTCAAACTGCTGCAAAAGATGCCTAAAG GCGGCGCTCTTCATGTCCACGACTTTTCCATGGTGGACGTTGATTGGCTGGTGCAGAATGTGACGTACCGCCCACACTGCTACATGTGTGGTACTGACAACCAGTCGGTCAGGTTCATCTTCTCCGCTCAGACACCCAGACCTTTGTCGCATTGCTCTCCCTGGGTCCTGCTGGAAAACCTCCGGGCCAAGATGGTGAACTCCACAGATCTGGACGACAG CATCACACACAACCTGACGCTTTTCACCAGTCGGGATCCAGAAGTGGTGTATCCCACTCAGGATGTGGTTTGGGAAAAGTTTGAGCAGGCCTTCCTTGCCGTGTGGGGTCTGGTTACTTACGCCCCCGTGTTCAGAGACTACTTCTACCAAGGCCTGACTCAGTTCTACGTGGACAACGTCATGTATCTGGAACTGCGCGCGCTCCTCCCAGAG GTATACGAGTTAGACGGCAGCACCCACAGCAGAGCCTGGACTCTGAAGACCTACCAGGACGTCACCAGGCAGTTCACAACCAACCATCCAGACTTCCTTGGTGTGAGAGTCATTGCCACAATCCACAG AGGTGTGAACGCGTCGGTGATGGCTGGAGCTGTGGAGGAAGCGATGGAGCTGAAGAAGAGCTTCCCTGATTTCATGGCTGGGTTCGATCTG GTGGGTCGGGAGGACCGAGGCAGGCCCCTGTGGTATTTCAGAGATGCCTTGTCTCTGCCTGCTGAGAAGGGGATCACGCTTCCTTACTTTTTCCATGCTGGAGAAACGG ATCTGGAGGGCACTGACGTGGACCAGAACTTGTTAGATGCTCTGCTCTTGAACACGTCACGCATCGGCCACGGATTTGCTCTGCTTCACCATCCGGTGGCCAAAGACTTATCCAGGAAGAAAGGAGTGGCTGTGGAAGTGTGTCCCATCTCCAACCAG ATATCCTCATCCATCCTGTTTAGGTGTTAA
- the ribc2 gene encoding RIB43A-like with coiled-coils protein 2, which yields MFNVELTSERIARERLETRRKREAERQERIFKEKVRTIGVDVKALDMQVEEKKARKGAARTKEAAYDAEDRRYNFEACVHQNRQKKKSREMEKALVNYRHQHQMPSTRREFDLNDPDCYRKLDPGDAQMMLPGLAGEEQDSKSRLKRQKEQLREWLLCQQKEHEEEMLQQKMEGWQYEQSRKEMHDLAVELHKLEMDRKKATAVAVKDYNLAAAEARQIEEKEGNKGYDGSQQHALDMVPGMCPSQDRREPPESLQQVVQFQKHQIEEKKRTELEKKQEGDLYNRIRLDSVHSALLMERQQKRLSKQLRRIQDSTNAQLAQTRRQQKPDMERGCIEDTFFSKFNTCSR from the exons ATGTTTAACGTTGAGTTAACTTCCGAGCGAATCGCCAGAGAACGTCTGGAAACACGTCGCAAACGCGAGGCTGAAAGGCAGGAgaggatttttaaagaaaaagTGAGAACGATCGGG GTTGATGTGAAAGCTTTAGACATGCAGGTGGAAGAGAAGAAGGCACGGAAAGGAGCCGCAAGGACCAAAGAAGCAGCCTACG ATGCTGAAGATCGCCGATACAACTTTGAAGCCTGCGTCCACCAAAATAGACAAAAGAAGAAGAGTCGTGAGATGGAAAAGGCCTTGGTGAATTACAGGCATCAGCACCAGATGCCTTCGACCCGGAGAGAGTTTGATCTGAATGATCCCGACTGCTACAGGAAACTTGATCCAGGTGATGCTCAGATGATGCTCCCTGGCCTGGCGGGTGAGGAGCAGGACAGCAAGAGCAGGCTGAAGAGGCAGAAAGAGCAGCTCAGGGAGTGGCTCCTCTGTCAGCAGAAAGAGCACGAAGAAGAAATGCTACAGCAAAAGATGGAAG GGTGGCAGTATGAACAAAGCAGAAAAGAAATGCACGACTTAGCTGTAGAGCTTCACAAattagagatggacaggaagaagGCCACCGCCGTTGCCGTCAAAGACTACAATCTAGCTGCG GCTGAGGCAAGGCAAATTGAGGAAAAAGAGGGTAATAAAGGGTATGATGGCTCACAGCAGCATGCCCTGGACATGGTGCCTGGTATGTGTCCCAGCCAGGACAGGAGAGAGCCCCCCGAGAGCCTGCAACAGGTCGTTCAGTTCCAGAAGCACCAGATCGAGGAGAAGAAG AGGACTGAGTTGGAGAAAAAGCAGGAGGGGGATTTGTACAATCGGATCCGTTTGGACTCGGTTCATTCGGCTCTGCTGATGGAGAGGCAGCAGAAAAGGCTAAGCAAGCAGCTGAGGAGAATCCAGGACAGCACCAACGCTCAACTGGCCCAAACACGCAGACAGCA GAAGCCAGACATGGAAAGAGGATGCATCGAAGACACCTTCTTCTCCAAATTCAACACCTGCAGCAGATGA
- the ada2a gene encoding adenosine deaminase 2-A isoform X1, protein MTVQLQQRPHVAGVWLLLCYLTGAWSIPDPRHREALIQLEAFMQTGGQMVLTEAEQQLDALLFKMKQEETARAEFPPAVHFFKARDLIRTSPIFKLLQKMPKGGALHVHDFSMVDVDWLVQNVTYRPHCYMCGTDNQSVRFIFSAQTPRPLSHCSPWVLLENLRAKMVNSTDLDDSITHNLTLFTSRDPEVVYPTQDVVWEKFEQAFLAVWGLVTYAPVFRDYFYQGLTQFYVDNVMYLELRALLPEVYELDGSTHSRAWTLKTYQDVTRQFTTNHPDFLGVRVIATIHRGVNASVMAGAVEEAMELKKSFPDFMAGFDLVGREDRGRPLWYFRDALSLPAEKGITLPYFFHAGETDLEGTDVDQNLLDALLLNTSRIGHGFALLHHPVAKDLSRKKGVAVEVCPISNQVLKLVKDLRNHPAAALMSESHPVVISSDDPAMFGASGLSYDFYEAFVGFGGIKSHIGSLKQLAMNSIRYSSLESEQQEKALGLWQRRWQKFVSKWTFSK, encoded by the exons ATGACAGTTCAGCTACAACAGCGCCCCCACGTGGCCGGGGTGTGGCTGTTGCTCTGCTACCTGACAGGTGCATGGTCCATCCCAGACCCCAGACACAGAGAAGCGCTCATCCAGCTGGAGGCCTTCATGCAGACAGGTGGGCAGATGGTTCTGACCGAGGCTGAGCAGCAGCTGGATGCTCTCCTGTTCAAGATGAAGCAGGAGGAGACGGCCAGGGCGGAGTTTCCTCCTGCGGTGCATTTTTTCAAGGCCAGAGACCTCATCAGAACCAGTCCCATCTTCAAACTGCTGCAAAAGATGCCTAAAG GCGGCGCTCTTCATGTCCACGACTTTTCCATGGTGGACGTTGATTGGCTGGTGCAGAATGTGACGTACCGCCCACACTGCTACATGTGTGGTACTGACAACCAGTCGGTCAGGTTCATCTTCTCCGCTCAGACACCCAGACCTTTGTCGCATTGCTCTCCCTGGGTCCTGCTGGAAAACCTCCGGGCCAAGATGGTGAACTCCACAGATCTGGACGACAG CATCACACACAACCTGACGCTTTTCACCAGTCGGGATCCAGAAGTGGTGTATCCCACTCAGGATGTGGTTTGGGAAAAGTTTGAGCAGGCCTTCCTTGCCGTGTGGGGTCTGGTTACTTACGCCCCCGTGTTCAGAGACTACTTCTACCAAGGCCTGACTCAGTTCTACGTGGACAACGTCATGTATCTGGAACTGCGCGCGCTCCTCCCAGAG GTATACGAGTTAGACGGCAGCACCCACAGCAGAGCCTGGACTCTGAAGACCTACCAGGACGTCACCAGGCAGTTCACAACCAACCATCCAGACTTCCTTGGTGTGAGAGTCATTGCCACAATCCACAG AGGTGTGAACGCGTCGGTGATGGCTGGAGCTGTGGAGGAAGCGATGGAGCTGAAGAAGAGCTTCCCTGATTTCATGGCTGGGTTCGATCTG GTGGGTCGGGAGGACCGAGGCAGGCCCCTGTGGTATTTCAGAGATGCCTTGTCTCTGCCTGCTGAGAAGGGGATCACGCTTCCTTACTTTTTCCATGCTGGAGAAACGG ATCTGGAGGGCACTGACGTGGACCAGAACTTGTTAGATGCTCTGCTCTTGAACACGTCACGCATCGGCCACGGATTTGCTCTGCTTCACCATCCGGTGGCCAAAGACTTATCCAGGAAGAAAGGAGTGGCTGTGGAAGTGTGTCCCATCTCCAACCAG GTGTTAAAGCTTGTAAAAGATCTACGAAACCATCCCGCAGCAGCGCTGATGTCAGAAAGTCACCCAGTCGTCATCAGCTCTGATGATCCGGCCATGTTTGGCGCCTCTGGTCTCTCGTATGACTTCTATGAAGCTTTTGTGGGTTTTGGAGGCATCAAGTCCCACATCGGCTCCCTTAAGCAGCTGGCGATGAACTCCATCAG GTATAGTTCTTTAGAGTCAGAGCAACAGGAGAAAGCACTGGGCCTGTGGCAGAGAAGATGGCAGAAATTTGTCTCTAAATGGACTTTTTCAAAATAG